From the Candidatus Acetothermia bacterium genome, the window GACTACGAGCTAAGGGAGGCGATATGGCCCACTTGAACATCCGAGCGGGATGTTCCTCCACAGGGAATCGCGGTGCTCTCGGATGGTCATCCGGTAGCCCGCGACCTCCCAGGCCCCAAGCAAGAGGGTGTAGTCCTCCTCCGTCCCTTCCTCGGGCGGGACAACCGAGGACTGGGCGATCCCTATCCCGGCGAGGAGGCCGACCAGGAGCACGCCACGAACACACGCCTTCCATGCCCTCTTCATCGACGCTCCTTCTCACCGTACAGGGAAGGGAATCGCTCGCGAGGGCCGTGGGTCCGTTCTGTCGAGGTCAAGTTTCCCGTGGTCAGTGGGCGGGTCAGGAAAGCTTCTTCGCGGACAAGGCCAGCAGAGGTCGCCGACCGCTTCGGCTGGAGCAGCCCTGCACGCGTCCCCCAGCCAGCGGGCAACGGGCGGTCAACCGCACACCCGGATGACCAAGAGCCCGGCCGCACATGCCCCGCCCACCGGCAACGTAGCCCACGTTACCTTGAGAGGGGACACAGGCCCTCGCGGGCCCCGCCCGGCCGCGGTACGGTCCCGCGGGGTGATGCGATATGCGTAGGTTTGGGGTTTTGGTCGCGCTCGCGGTCGTCGTGGGAACAGCCGCCCTGGCCGAGCGGGTCCCCCACGAGCCGATCGTCATCCGCTCCGATGCCGACTTCACGCCGGAGAACGGGGTGGTGGGGGGATTGGGGCTCGCCACCAACCCCTACGTGATCGCGGGGTTCAGGATCGACGCCGCCGGTACCGACTACGGGATCCTGATCTCCGGCACGACCGCCCCCTTCGTCATCCGGGACGTGGAGATCCAAGGGGCTCAGGTAGCGGGGATCAAGATCCAAAGCGCCAAGAGCGGCACCGTTGCCGACGTCTGGGTGCGGGGATGCCTGGTCGGGGTGAGCCTGTTCCAAAGCCAGAACATCCGGGTCCTGGGAACGAGGATCGACGAGTGCCCGGATGCAGTCCGGGCCTTCTTCTCATCGGATGTGGTTCTCTCCGGCCTCACCATTGCCCGGGCTCGGGTCGGGGTGTGGTTCGGGGGCACCACCGCCTCCCGCCTCGTGGACAGCGTGATCATGGAGTGCGACCTCGGTGCCCTGTTCGAGCTCGGCAGCGAGGGCAACATGGTCGCCGGCAACGCGTTCTTCGCCTGTCGGATCCCGGCCAAGTCCGAGGGCGGCAACCGCTGGGACGACGGGGCACGAGGGAACTTCTGGCAGGGGTTCAGCGCCCCGGACGAGAACGGGGACGGGATCCTCGACCGTCCCTACCGGGTGGGGCTGGACGAGGACCGGTTCCCGCTGGCCTCGCCTCCGGGAGGGGCGTAGAGCCGCCGCGCGCTTCGGATCAGGGCCGCCAGCCCCACCCAGGCGGCGACCATCAGCCCGGCCAGCCCCCAAAACGGGATCGGGAGCCGCAGCCGCGCGAACGCCACGCCCAGCGCCACCCCTGCGGCGGCCGTCGCGGAGCTGCGGGGGAGCGCCGTGCGCACCAGACGTCGGCGGGCTTCCTCGCCCGGGCGCCGGAGCTGGACGGCGAGGACTCCCAGGTCCCAGCTCCAAAGGGCGAGGGCCATCGCCCCCAGCGCCGGGAGGAACCCCCCTGCTGTGGCCGCCCCCACGGCCAGGGCGGCCAGGAGGTAGAGCCCGAACGCAAGCAGGCCCACCTTCCGCACCACGAGCCCCAGGAGCCATACCGTCGGGGCGGCAAGGGAGACCATCCCCCACGGCCAGATCGCCCACCCCAGTCCGCTCCAGGCGCAGGCGAACGCGGCGAGGTACCCGCCGGCGGCCAGGATCACCGCGCCCTCCTCCAGTGGGCCTTGGCCTGGGGAGCGAGGGGGCAGCGGACGTCCCACACCAAAGGCCGGATCCCGGCCGAGACGAGCTTCTGCCACATGACCCACCGCTCCAGGGCCAGGATGCGGCCGGACAGCTCCACCTCCGGTCCTTCCTCCAACTGGGCCTGCTCGAACGCAAGCGGATCGGGAACCAGGACCATCACCCGGTAGCCCCGTGCCTGAAGCCGGCCCAGCTCCTCCTCGTCCCCGGGGACGAGCGGGGACACGAGCACCACCTGCGATCCGGCCCGCAGGAGCCGGGTCGGAAGGTGCCCGAGCTCGGAGAAGATCTCGGTGGTGCCCAGCTCGGCCCGGGCCAGTTCCCGGAGGAGCCGTTCCCCATGGAGTCGGCCATAGCCGGGGAACACCCAGTCCAGGTACCGACCGTAGAGGAGCAGCCCCACCCGGTGCCCTTGGCCCAGGAAGAACTGGCACAGGGCTCCGGCCGCCCGCACCGCGTGGTCCAGGAGGTCGACGGCGTTGGGCACCAGGTACGCATCCGCCCGCACGTCCAGGACCACGACCACATCGGCCGCCCGTTCCTCCTCGAACTGGTTGATCACGAGCCCCCCCAGGCGGGCGTACGCCTTCCAGTTGATGCGGCGTACGTCGTCGCCAGGCAGGTACTCCCGGGCCCCGAAGAACTCGGTGCCCGTGCCGCCCCGGCGGGCGCGGGCCGTGCCGGCGGCGACCAGGGTCCGCCGGGGGGCGATGGCAACCCCGGTGAGCCGTTCGCATCGCGGCAGAACGGCCACCGGGGCCGGGCAGGCCACCTCCCCTTCCCATAGCACGTACCCGAGGAGGTCCCGAACCTGGACCCGGATCGAGGACAGGGGATAGAGGCCGCGCCGGGGCCGGGCGGTGTACCCCAGGACGAGGCGCCCCTCGGCCGGAAGCGGGCCGATTGCCGTCTCCGCTCCATCCAGCACCTCCCACCCCGGATAGGGGCCGTCCTCGACGGTCACCGCCTCGAGCGCCAGGCCCATGTTCTCCAGCACCACCTCGATCCGGAGGGAATCCCCCTCCAGGAGCCGGTTGGCGGACACCGTGCGGGAGGCGCGGAGGCGAGGGTGCCTCTCCGCGTAGGAGAGGGACAGGCCAAACGTGAGGTGGACCGCGACCGGCACCGCCAGCAGCACCACGCCCGGATGGCGCAGCCCGAGCCCCAAAAGCAGGAGCAAGAACAGCAGGGATAGCTCGGCCGTGGTCTTGCGCCCGCCCATCATCCCACCTTGGGCACCGGAACCTGGGCGAGGAGCTCGGCCACGATGTCCTCGGCCCGCACGTCCCGCGCCCAGAGGTCGGGCGACAGGATGAGCCGGTGGGCGAGGGCGGGGACGGCCACGGCCTTCACGTCGTCGGGGATGACGAAGTCCCGCCCGGCCAGGGCCGCCCGCGCCCGGCTCATCCGCAACAGGGCCAGCGTCCCCCGCGGGCTCGCCCCCACCGCCACCGACCCGTGGCGGCGGGTCCCGTGGACGAGCTCGGCCATGTACTGAAGGAGGTCGGGGTCCACGTACACCGTCTCCAGCACCTCCCGCATCGCCAGGATCTCGGCGGCGTCGGTCACCGACGTCAGGGCCAGCTCCTCCGCCCGCCGCTCGATGCGGCGGTGCAAGATCTCCACCTCCTGGTCGAGATCGGGGTAGCCGAATCGGAGGCGCACCAGGAACCGATCCAGTTGCGCCTCCGGGAGCGGGAACGTCCCCTCGTACTCGATCGGGTTTTGGGTGGCGATGACCACGAACGGCTGCGGCAGCGGGTGCGTCGCCCCCTCCACCGTAACCTGCCCCTCCTGCATCGCCTCGAGGAGCGCGGACTGGGTCTTGGGAGTGGCGCGATTGATCTCGTCGGCGAGGATGAGCTGGGCGAAGACCGGCCCTGGGCGGAACAAGAACTCCTCGTTTTCGCGGTGGAAGAGGTACACCCCCAAGATATCCGCCGGGAGGAGGTCGGGCGTGAACTGGATGCGCTTGAACGTGAGGTTCAGGGCCTGGGAGAAACAGCGGGCGGCCAGGGTCTTGGCGAGGCCCGGATAGTCCTCGATCAGCACATGGCCCCCGGCAAGGATGGACGCCAACATGAGCGCAAGCGGCTCGTGCTTGCCCACGATCACCCGCTCGATCTGGGAGAGGATCGCCTCCCCCCGTTTCGCCACGTCGTCAACGGTCAACGTCCCCCCCTTTCGCGTACCCCCACAAGGCATCCACCGCCCGAGCGAGGACGTGCCGCCAGCCGCGGTGGGGGAACCGGGTCCGCCAGGCGTCCTCGGGATGGAGGGCGGCCCTCAGCTCCGGCCGGGCCGGCCACCGGTCCGCCCGGATCTCTTGCCACGCCTGCCCTGGCGGGATGCCCGCGCGCCGAGCCCGCAGGGCCACTGCGGTCCGGCTCAACCGGGCCGCCAACCGCCGCCGGGCCCAGGGAGAGGCGTCGGCCCGCCGGATGAGTTGGACGAGCTCAGCGAGCTGCGATGGACGCGAAGAAGGGGCGGGCGCGCGCCCCGGCGGCCGCCGCCTCCCGGCCCCGGGCATCAGCATGCGCGCCACCAGCACCGCCACGCCTCCCACCAAGACCACCCACACCAGCCCCTGGGGCACCGCGTCCACCAGCCACCACAGGCGGATGAGGGGGGCCACCACCAGGCCGGCGATCAGGCTCCGGAAGGGGAACGCGAACAGGGCGCCCAGGGCCAGCGCCGCCGTCCCCACCACCGCCCAGCCCCACCACGGCCACCGCTTACCCGTAGGCCCGCTCGATGGCGGAGAGGGCAGCAATGGCCTCCTCTCGCCGGGGCTCGCTCGCCTTGCGCCCGTACCGCACCTCCTCAAAGAGCTCGGTTAGCTTGCGGATCGCGTCCTCCTGAAACCCCAGCCGCGCGAGGGCCGCCGCGAACTCCCGCGGGGTGAGGCCAGGAGCGTCCTCGGTCTTGGCCTTCCTGGACAAGATCTCCACCATCTCCAGCCAGCACCGGACGACCACGTCCACCACCGGGAGGCCCCGCTTGAGGTCGGCGGCCGCCTCCTCCGCCACCTCCCGGATCTCCGCGGCCAGCCGCGGGCGCCGGGAGAGGGAGAGCCGGCGGGCTAGCCCGAACGCGAGTGCCCCGCCGAGGGCGACGGCCACGAGGTAGATGGCCCAAATGGGGGCGGCCGGTGGGCCGGGCACCGCCCCTCCCCCCACCGGGTTCCCCAGATTCCCGGGCGCGGTCGGCTCGATCGGGAAATCCACCCGTTCCAGGGCCATTCGGTCCAAGATCTCCCAAAGGAGGAACAGGCTCAGCCCAGCGCTGATGGCCAAGGTGAGGAGCCGCCGGCGCAGCCCAGGCGCCACCACGAATGCCCCCACGGCCAGGACCAGGGTCGCCAAAAGCAGGAAGAACAACACCTGGGAGAGCCACTCCAGCCGCGCTCCGGGAAACAGGGCCGGCCACGCGAACCCACCCCTATCCCCTTCTTCCTCCCCCCATGACAAGGGCTTCCCTTCCCGGAACCGCACGTTCCAGAGCCCGGCGGCGAGCGCCCCCAGGAGCAGGGTCACGAGAAGCCCCGTCAGCACGAGGCGCCACCCGCTCATCCCTCCACCCGGATGTGGAGCTCCCGGAGCTGGGCCTCGTCCACCTCAGCCGGGGCCCCGGTGAGGGGACAGCTGCCGGTGGCCGTCTTGGGAAACGCGATCACCTCCCGCAGCGATCGCGCCCCGGCGAGCATCATCACCCACCGGTCGAGGCCGAACGCGATCCCCCCATGGGGCGGTGCCCCGTACTCCAGAGCCCGCAGGAAGAACCCGAACCGCCGTTCTGCCTCCTCCGGACCGATCCCGAGGACGCGGAAGATCCGCTCCTGCAGGTCACGACGATGGATGCGGATCGAACCGGAGGCGAGCTCGACCCCGTTCAGCACGAGGTCGTAGCACTTGGCCCGCACCCGAAGCGGTTCGGCCTCCAACAGGGGCAGATCCTCATCCTTGGGGGACGTGAACGGGTGGTGCTCGGACTCGATCGAGCCCGCCTCGGACAGCTTGAACAGGGGGAAGTCCACGATCCACGCCGGGGTCCACGCCCCCACGGGGATGAGCCCCCCCTCCCGGGCCAAGCGCAGCCGGAGCTCCCCGAGCGCCGGGGCGACCTTTGCCACTGGCCCGGCGGCGAGGAGGATAAGGTCGCCGGCCTTGGCCTCCGCCCGTGCCACCACCGCCTGGAGCGCCGCCTCCGGCACGTGCTTGGCGATGGACGAAGACAGGCCATCCGCCACCTTGATCCAGGAGAGCCCGGCGAGACCGAGGCCCTGGGCCGCCTCCTCGACCTTCCCCAGCTCCCCCCGGGACCTGCCGGCCCCGTCGGGCACGGGCAGGGCCCGGACCACCCCGCCGCCCGCGACGGCCTCGGCGAACGCGCGGAACGGTCCCCCGGCGAACAGGTCCGAGACGTCGGCGATCTCCATGCCGAACCGCAGGTCCGGCTTGTCCGACCCGTAGCGGGCCATCGCCGTGTCGTACGGGATGCGTGGGAACGGCGTGGGAAGCTCCACCCCGATCGTCTCCCGGAAGACGTGGACCATGAGGCCCTCAAGAAGCCCGAACAGGTCCTCCGGGTCTTCGAGGAACGCCATCTCCAGGTCGAGCTGGGTGAACTCGGGCTGGCGGTCGGCCCGCAGGTCCTCGTCGCGGAAGCAGCGCACGACCTGGAAGTACCGCTCCACCCCGGATGTCACCAGGATTTGCTTGAACAGCTGCGGGGACTGGGGGAGGGCGTAGAACTTGCCCGGATCCAGGCGCGACGGGACGAGGAAGTCCCGTGCCCCTTCCGGGGTGGACCGGGTGAGCATCGGCGTTTCCACCTCGATGAACCCGTGGGCATCCAGGTACTGGCGGATGGCAGAACAGATCCGGTGGCGCAGGCGCAGGTTTCGCTGCATGTGCGGCCGCCTGAGGTCCAGGTACCGGTAGCGGAGCCGGGTCTCCTCGCTGGCGTGGGCCTCTTCCTCGTCCACCGGGAACGGGAGCGGCTTGGCATGGGACAGGACCGTGAGCTGGTCCACCACCACTTCCACTTCCCCGGTGGGGAGGTGGGGGTTGGGGGCCTCGCGCAGGGCGACTGTGCCCTGGACGCGGATCACGTCCTCCCGGGAGAGGCCGTGGGCGTCGGGGAGATCACGGACCACGAGCTGGACGATCCCCGATCCGTCGCGCAGGTCGACGAACAGGAGTCCGCCCAGATCGCGCAGGCGGTGCACCCAACCGGCGAGCTCTACCCGCCGGCCCACCGTGCTTCGCCCCAAACGGCCACAGCCTTCCCTGGTCATGATCGCGCCCCTAATCCGTGATCCCCCTCACACCTCATTGTAGTTCCGTCAGGGCACGCCTTACAGGGGCAGCGCCGCCGGGCAGATGGTGCGGTACGCGCAGGGGGCGCACACGGCGAACGACGGCTTGGCCGTGAACTCCTGGGCGCGGATCCCGGCCGCTGCCTCCTGGATCGCCCCGAGCGCCCGCTCGACCATGCGCTCGCTGGGCGTGGCCCGCCCCACGACCACCTCCGGGGTCAGGAACCGGAGCTGCACCTCCCGCGGCGGCTCCCCGAACATCCGTACGTAGGCCAGGGCGTAGATCGCCAGTTGCAGCGAGTCCTGGACCCGCCGATCCACCCCCTCCGCGGCCACCTCGGACGTCTTGTAGTCGATGATCACCGCCCCGTCCTGGCCTTGGTCCACCCGGTCCCAGTAGCCGATGACCTTCGCCCCGCCCTCGGGGAACGCAAAGAACTTCTCCACGAGGGTGGGGCGCGCCCCCTCCTGCTCCTCGAACGCGTGGAACGCCCGCAGCGCCTCCTCCCCGTGGGCGAGCAGCGCCTCCTCGTGGGCGAGGGACAGGAACCCCTCCGACCGCCACGCGTTGCGGTACACGGCGAGGAGTTCGGGCACGGGCAGGGTGCGGCCCTGGACCTTGGCGAGGTGATAGGCCTGGATCGCCTGGTGGACGGCGTGGCCGAGGATGACCGTGGGGTGGAGTCGGATCGGCACGCGCAGGACGTGGATGTACCGGTACTTGAGGGGGCAGGTCAGCCAGTCGTCCACCTGGCGGTAGGATAGGGTAAGGGGGGCGTTGGCCTCCACCGGCGGCTCCGTGGGCGTGGGCTCCCGCCCGACGCGCACGATGCGCAGGAGGGCCGGGGATCCTCGCTCCAGCGGGCCCACCCCCTCCGGGCCCAGGGCCTCGAGCACGAACCGGGACACCTTGGCCGCCCGTTTCCGGGGCGCCTCCCCCGGGGATCGGTAATCGTCGGCGGAGAGGAGGAAGAGAAAGCGTTTGGCCCGTGTCATCCCCACGTAGAACAGGCGACGTTGCTCCTCGAGGTGGGCCACTTCCGGGGGGAGGTTGTCCGCCAGGAGCTCCGCGGGCAACGCGAGCGGGGGGTGGCTGGGACGGCCGGGGAAGAAATCCTCGACGAGACCGGTGAGGAACACGGCCTCGAACTCCATGCCCTTGGCCTGGTGGAACGTCATCACCTGGACCGCGTCCGCCCCTGGCTCGGCTTCCCCGACCATGGGGTTCCATCCGAGCTCCCGCAGCTCGTCCACGTACCGCACGAACCACGGCACCCGGTCGTGGCGGGAGATCTCCTCGAACCGGTGAACCACGTGCTCGAAGAAGTCAGCGATGTACTCCACGGCCCGGCCGGCGCGGGGGTCATCGGCATGGGCGAGGGCCTGGAGGTAGCCGGTGCGCTCCATGAGGAACGCGTACAGCACGCGGCCGGTGGGGTTGCCCCGGGCGAGCTCCTCGCACGCCGCGAGGTCGGCCAGGGCCCGCGCCCCGGCCATCCGGCCCTGTTC encodes:
- a CDS encoding right-handed parallel beta-helix repeat-containing protein, whose translation is MVALAVVVGTAALAERVPHEPIVIRSDADFTPENGVVGGLGLATNPYVIAGFRIDAAGTDYGILISGTTAPFVIRDVEIQGAQVAGIKIQSAKSGTVADVWVRGCLVGVSLFQSQNIRVLGTRIDECPDAVRAFFSSDVVLSGLTIARARVGVWFGGTTASRLVDSVIMECDLGALFELGSEGNMVAGNAFFACRIPAKSEGGNRWDDGARGNFWQGFSAPDENGDGILDRPYRVGLDEDRFPLASPPGGA
- a CDS encoding DUF58 domain-containing protein, with the translated sequence MGGRKTTAELSLLFLLLLLGLGLRHPGVVLLAVPVAVHLTFGLSLSYAERHPRLRASRTVSANRLLEGDSLRIEVVLENMGLALEAVTVEDGPYPGWEVLDGAETAIGPLPAEGRLVLGYTARPRRGLYPLSSIRVQVRDLLGYVLWEGEVACPAPVAVLPRCERLTGVAIAPRRTLVAAGTARARRGGTGTEFFGAREYLPGDDVRRINWKAYARLGGLVINQFEEERAADVVVVLDVRADAYLVPNAVDLLDHAVRAAGALCQFFLGQGHRVGLLLYGRYLDWVFPGYGRLHGERLLRELARAELGTTEIFSELGHLPTRLLRAGSQVVLVSPLVPGDEEELGRLQARGYRVMVLVPDPLAFEQAQLEEGPEVELSGRILALERWVMWQKLVSAGIRPLVWDVRCPLAPQAKAHWRRAR
- a CDS encoding MoxR family ATPase; the protein is MTVDDVAKRGEAILSQIERVIVGKHEPLALMLASILAGGHVLIEDYPGLAKTLAARCFSQALNLTFKRIQFTPDLLPADILGVYLFHRENEEFLFRPGPVFAQLILADEINRATPKTQSALLEAMQEGQVTVEGATHPLPQPFVVIATQNPIEYEGTFPLPEAQLDRFLVRLRFGYPDLDQEVEILHRRIERRAEELALTSVTDAAEILAMREVLETVYVDPDLLQYMAELVHGTRRHGSVAVGASPRGTLALLRMSRARAALAGRDFVIPDDVKAVAVPALAHRLILSPDLWARDVRAEDIVAELLAQVPVPKVG
- a CDS encoding DUF4129 domain-containing protein is translated as MSGWRLVLTGLLVTLLLGALAAGLWNVRFREGKPLSWGEEEGDRGGFAWPALFPGARLEWLSQVLFFLLLATLVLAVGAFVVAPGLRRRLLTLAISAGLSLFLLWEILDRMALERVDFPIEPTAPGNLGNPVGGGAVPGPPAAPIWAIYLVAVALGGALAFGLARRLSLSRRPRLAAEIREVAEEAAADLKRGLPVVDVVVRCWLEMVEILSRKAKTEDAPGLTPREFAAALARLGFQEDAIRKLTELFEEVRYGRKASEPRREEAIAALSAIERAYG
- the aspS gene encoding aspartate--tRNA ligase, which encodes MTREGCGRLGRSTVGRRVELAGWVHRLRDLGGLLFVDLRDGSGIVQLVVRDLPDAHGLSREDVIRVQGTVALREAPNPHLPTGEVEVVVDQLTVLSHAKPLPFPVDEEEAHASEETRLRYRYLDLRRPHMQRNLRLRHRICSAIRQYLDAHGFIEVETPMLTRSTPEGARDFLVPSRLDPGKFYALPQSPQLFKQILVTSGVERYFQVVRCFRDEDLRADRQPEFTQLDLEMAFLEDPEDLFGLLEGLMVHVFRETIGVELPTPFPRIPYDTAMARYGSDKPDLRFGMEIADVSDLFAGGPFRAFAEAVAGGGVVRALPVPDGAGRSRGELGKVEEAAQGLGLAGLSWIKVADGLSSSIAKHVPEAALQAVVARAEAKAGDLILLAAGPVAKVAPALGELRLRLAREGGLIPVGAWTPAWIVDFPLFKLSEAGSIESEHHPFTSPKDEDLPLLEAEPLRVRAKCYDLVLNGVELASGSIRIHRRDLQERIFRVLGIGPEEAERRFGFFLRALEYGAPPHGGIAFGLDRWVMMLAGARSLREVIAFPKTATGSCPLTGAPAEVDEAQLRELHIRVEG
- a CDS encoding ATP-dependent helicase; protein product: MPDILAGLTDEQLAAVTHRQGPLLVLAGVGTGKTTVITRRIAYLIAEGTVTRPNQLLVFTFSHQAAEEMLDRAFDWVRYAALDAWVATYHSVCERILRENAPLAGLPPDFRILDEWDQRVFLLDHLTDLPLRALRVRAMRQPLRFLVPLLGFIHRAKDGGVSPEAYQAWLDQARGTLSPDEAALHEELAHVYAAYQELLYREGVVDFGDLILRAVRLLEGRPGLLAECHRRFPYVLADEFQDTSRAELRLVELLAGHGNVTVVGDDDQAIYGFRGVLWDNLLAFLRAFPRTQVVVLTRNFRSTQGILDAARRLICCNAYRLEALSARGEIPHAIKKDLTSPFGPGVAPVHRHFPSVGEEAEFVAEKVRELAAQGIPYREMAVLYRNRYRPDPYLRALAEAGVPWVLEGRFRAGLFDQEEIKLVMSFLRAVADPRDDQALYHVLGSPIYRMPGDDLALLTARSQREHRSLRTVLEEALSKGGLSEQGRMAGARALADLAACEELARGNPTGRVLYAFLMERTGYLQALAHADDPRAGRAVEYIADFFEHVVHRFEEISRHDRVPWFVRYVDELRELGWNPMVGEAEPGADAVQVMTFHQAKGMEFEAVFLTGLVEDFFPGRPSHPPLALPAELLADNLPPEVAHLEEQRRLFYVGMTRAKRFLFLLSADDYRSPGEAPRKRAAKVSRFVLEALGPEGVGPLERGSPALLRIVRVGREPTPTEPPVEANAPLTLSYRQVDDWLTCPLKYRYIHVLRVPIRLHPTVILGHAVHQAIQAYHLAKVQGRTLPVPELLAVYRNAWRSEGFLSLAHEEALLAHGEEALRAFHAFEEQEGARPTLVEKFFAFPEGGAKVIGYWDRVDQGQDGAVIIDYKTSEVAAEGVDRRVQDSLQLAIYALAYVRMFGEPPREVQLRFLTPEVVVGRATPSERMVERALGAIQEAAAGIRAQEFTAKPSFAVCAPCAYRTICPAALPL